The following is a genomic window from Pedobacter sp. KBS0701.
AGGATGACAAGGCGATTATCGGTGGTTTTGCTTCCATCAATGGTCAAACAGTAATGGTTATCGGTCACCAGAAAGGTAAAAACACCAAAGAGCGTCAGTTTCGTAATTTCGGTATGGCCAACCCGGAAGGTTACCGTAAAGCATTGCGTTTAATGCGTTTGGCTGAAAAATTCAATAAACCGGTTGTCTCTTTTATCGATACGATGGGTGCTTACCCTGGTTTAGAGGCAGAAGAGCGTGGACAAGGTGAAGCTATTGCCAGAAACTTATTGGAAATGTCTATTCTGCGCGTGCCAATTATTTGCATTGTTGTAGGTGAAGGTGCTTCGGGTGGTGCTTTGGGCATCGGTATCGGCGATAAAGTTTATATGTTAGAGCATACCTGGTACTCTGTAATTTCTCCGGAATCTTGTTCATCTATTTTATGGAGAAGCTGGGATTTTAAAGAGAAAGCTGCTGAATGTTTGAAATTGACTTCTGATGATATGTTTGGCAACAAACTAATCGATGGCATCATTCCTGAGCCGCTTGGTGGTGCACACCAGGATCCGGAATTGATGGGTAAAACATTAAAAGAGTATATCGTTAAAGATTTAACTGCTTTAGGTAAATTAAAAACGGATAAGCTGATCGAACAACGAATTGATAAATTCTGTGCGATGGGTGTAGTAAACGAATAATCATTAACTAAAATAAATTTGAATCCTGTTTGGCAATGCTGAATGGGATTTTTTTTTGCGCGCTCACGCTCGTTTCTAACGAGCGTGTAAATAGGATACCGTATTTTACGGTGTTAGTTATCAATATCTTTAGCTTGCTTTACGATTATATCGTAAAGCAATTGCTGCACTCGAAACGAGCGCAAGCATTCAATAAATATTAATCAATGTCTAGTAATTCAATTTCTATTAGTCCTCTAAGCCCATGATAATTAGTCGCGGAACTATAAATATAATGTTCGGGCTCTGATACAATTCCAGCTCTAACTGGATTTTGATGAATGTAATTTAGCTTTTGAAATGTAAAATCTCGACTGATTAATTCAATAGCATGGTAACCATCTTGCCAAACCTTATAATTCTCAATTCTTGTCAAGTATTTACCTGCAAATTCAAATTTATTTAGCAGCCACTTTTTCCTGCTTTCATTTCCTGAAGTAATCTCTTTGATAATCGCCCTATTCGTAAACTTTTTAAAATCTCTAATAATTTCAAAAAGCTTTACATCTCCACTCGCAGAGGCAATGAGATGTATGTGGTTGGTCATCATGCAATAGGCGTAAAGTGTTAACCCTTTGTTGGATTGGCAGTGTTTTAGTGAATTAATAATAATTTCTTTATACGATGATCGGGTGAATATATCTACCCAATCTACAATCGTAAAAGTTAAAAAATAGATGCCTTCCGGATCTCTTGCTTGGTATTGATCTGACATTTAATAAAAATATTTATTTATTCAGAAAAATCATAATTGCTCATGCTTGTTCCAACGAGCATATAGATAGTTGGTCATATTTACGACTTATATCCTAAATTTAAATTTATATCATCTTTTACGATGAAATCGTAAGGCTATTACTGCGCTCGTTAGAAACGAGCGCAAGCAAAAAAAAGCAGCTACAAATTAATGCAGCTGCTTTGTAAGCTATTTTTAAATCCGTTTATTACTGCGGGCTTTGTTGTGGGAAGAACATTGATAAACGGCCTTCGAGGTTGTTGAATGTTTTCTGCAGCTTCTCGCTCAACTTATCCTGACCTGCAGCTTTACTGGTTTTAATCATTCGGTCCAGATAATATAAGCCGGTTTGAATATTCTGCGATCCGGTTAAACCTTTTGATTGTGAAATATCAGCCAGGTAGTTTAATTCCTTATTGATATAATCGCCGGATTTGTCTAAAATATCATTCGCCCTGGCAGTTTCACCTAGTTTATATAAGTTTTCAGCCATATAGAATTTCACTACAACGGTACGGATGCCGAAGAATTTATCAGGCATTACCGCGAAATATTTATCTACTACTTTTTTAGCTTCAGCAATTTTACCTTCTTTAATCAAGCTGTTGGTTAAGCTACTGAAGATATTGGTAAAAATGAAAGTATCATCTGATGATTGCGGATCTAAATATTTAGCAGTTTTCATATTTCCCCACTTAAATTTAGTCATCACATTATTGTATAAAACAGGGGTATTCAATTGCTCTGGTCTATCTTCAGATGCAGTTGTATCAGCTTTAAGCGGTAATAAACGCATGGCCAAACCTTCATTGTATAAATACTTATCCAAGCCATTATATTGCTCAGAAGGTACAGTAGAAGCGAAATAAATCGGACGTTTCCAGTTGTTATGTGCAAGGATATCGAACATGGCCAAAGTCCCTTTAGTAACATAACCTTTATTGAATTTCCAATCCATTGTGGTGGTAATTTTTGAAGCATCAGCTGCAGGCAATGTTCCTGTGCTGATTACTTGCTGTGGATCTACTGTAATTTTAAGGTTTTTAGTTGGTAGGAAATTAGATTTCGATCCATCTTGCATGGCTACTTTATCACTCTCATCGTTTGATAACAATAAATCAACTACATTTTTAAGCTCAACATTACCTGCAATTTTATAATCATCATAAGGCATTACGTCTCTTTCACCCTGTACATATTGTTCAGGTTTCATGGTAATTGGCAATGGAGCCGATTCATTTTGTTTTTGTCTTAAACCATTGATGTACCAATCTGTATCGAATAAACTTAAGTTTACAATGCGAACATCAGGGCGAACATTCTCTACCTCCTGGATATACCAAAGCGGGTAGGTATCATTATCGCCGTAAGTAAATAGGATGGCATTTGGTGCACAGGATTGTAAGTAATCCAGAGCAATATCATGAGGAACCAGTTTCGTAGAACGGTCATGGTCATCCCATCCTTGCTCGGCCATAATTACCGGAGCAGCCAATAAACCGATAACCGTTGCACCAATGGCACCGGCAGTTGGAGTTAGTTTTTTAAACAACCACTCTTTAATGGCCAGTGCCCCGAGCCCAATCCATATCGCAAAGGCATAAAAAGATCCTACATAAGCATAATCCCTTTCACGAGGTTCCAGAGGCTTTTGGTTTAAGTATAATACAATCGCGATACCCGTAAAAAAGAATAACAAAGCCACTACGCCAGCATCTTTCTGGTTGCGTTTAAAGTGCCAAAGTGCGCCAATTATTCCCATAATCAACGGTAAAAAGAAGAAACGATTGTATGCTTTATTATCAACTGTTGATGGTGGCAAATGACTTTGATCTCCACGTAACCAGCTATCAAACGGTTTAATACCACTAATCCATTCTCCTTCAAATCCGCTTCCCTGACCTTGTTCATCGTTCTGGCGACCAACAAAATTCCAGAAAAAGTAACGCATATACATGTAGCCGATCTGGTAGCTGGCCAAAAAGCCAACATTATCAACTAAATTCGGGTGTTTACTATCATCCAAATGCATCCACTCTTTATAAAAACTGGCATGTTTAGGGTCGTCGCTATACATACGTGGCAATAAAGTGTTGTTGCTGTATTCGTAATCGGTTTTTTTACCCGCTACCTCGTATTTGTCTTTTCCTTTTCTCCAGATGGTTTTACCTTCTGTTACACCTGTTCTTTCAGAGTTATAATTAGGACCGTAACCCAATGGCCTATCGCCATATTGCTCACGGTTTAGGTAACTTAAGAAAGAGAAAGCATCTTTAGGTGCACTGTTATTTAAATTCGGATCTGCTTTTGCCCTGATGATGATCATCGAGAAGGATGCATAACCGAAAATGATTAAAACGGTAGAGATTAAACCTAAGTTTAATAATTTCTTTTGATGCTTGATCGAATAACGGATCCCCCAAACCAGGGCACCGATTAATAAAATGGCGAAGAATAAAACGCCGGTTCCAAAACCAAGACCTAATGTATTTACAAAGAACAGATCGAAATACGCACCGAACGAAACCAGGTATTGGATAATACCATATTGGATTACTGCTAAAATTAAGATACCAACAATAAGTGTTTTGAATATACCTGCTGTGGTTGCTTTATCTGTTCTTTTGAAATAATAAATAAAAGCAAGTGCCGGGATGGTTAATAAGTTTAACAAGTGGATACCGATTGATAAACCCATAATATAGGCGATAAACAGTAACCAACGATCGGCGCGTGGCTCATCGGCATGCGCTTCCCATTTAAGGATAGCCCAGAATACAATGGCTGTGAATAAAGAGGATTGCGCATAAACCTCTGATTCTACAGCCGAAAACCAGAAACTATCAGAGAAAGTATAAGCCAGAGCACCAACGGCACCCGCACCCATAATACTGATCAATTTACCGGTTGTTAATCCTTCACCAGCTTTTAACACCGTTTTTTTAGCCAATGCAGTGATGGTCCAAAATAAAAATAAGATAGTTGCCCCGCTTGAAACAGCCGAGCCTACGTTCATCCAGTAAGCAATTTTGGTTAAATCTCCAGCTGCAAAAATGGAGAAGAAACGTTGGATCATTAAGAATAAAGGCGCACCAGGCTGGTGAACAACCTGCATTCTAAATGCCGATGCGATAAATTCACCGCAATCCCAAAAACTGGCAGAAGGCTCTAAGGTTAAAACGTAAGTTAGTGTAGCAATTAAAAAGCAGATCCAGCCTACTATATTATTAACTTTTGAATAATTCATTGGTTTGTTTAATGATATTAAAAATTGTTTTCATATAAAAATGCTGCCGAAATTAACTATTCTAGTCGATAAAACAGGTAAATTTTTGCATTGATTTAACAATTTTTAACGGCTTAAGGCCTTTAACATAAAGGATTTTAATTTATTGGAAAGCAAAAACCCACAAGCAGAAATGTAAAATCTGCCTATGGGTTAAATTTAGAATGTTTTTTGCCTATCCTGCGGCAAACGGGGTAAACCTTACAATCAGGTCGTTGTATTGTTTCTCAAGGCTTTTGCTCAGTGCTGCTTGTTTAAATACCTCTGTTAATTTTACCATTTGCCCTAAATAACTAAGATAGAAACGTACATCCTGTTCTGATGACAGCTGATTTTTGCTCTCTGAAACATCGGCCAGGTGGGTGAGTTCCTTGCCCACATAATCGGCCGTTTTTTTGATCATTGCATTGGCACGATTTAAATCATTTAACCGATACAGGCTTTCGGTAAAATAATAAGTGCTCATTACCTGGCGCATACTGTAAAATTTAGATGGGATTACCGCAACATACTTGTCCGCTACTTTTTTGCTCTCCGCAATTTTGCCTTCGTTGATCATGCCGTTTAATAAACCATTAAACATATTCGATAACATGGTTACATCATCAGCAGATTGCCTGTCTAAATGATTGGCATTTTTGATATTACCAAAACCATACACATTCATCAGGTTGTTATACAAAGGTTTAATGTTGATGCGCTCATAATCTTCTGTAATGGCTGTATCGGGTTTTAATGGAAGCAGCCTTTTGTTCAATCCTTCCGAATAAAGGTATTTGTTCAATCCTACGTATTGCTCATCTGGCATGGCTCCGGTAAAATAAATCGGCCGTTCCCAGTTGTTATGCGCCAAAATATCAAATAAAGCCAGTGTACCTTTGGTTACGTAATTTTGGTTAAATGTCCATTCCATGCTGCTCGCAATTTTGCCTGCATCTTCTTTGGGTATCGTACCTGTATCCAAAACCTGTTGTGGACTTACCGCAAGTTTCAGATTCTTAGTCGGTAATACATTGTATTTCGAGCCATCGTTCATGGTTACCTTATCTTCATCGTGATCGGAGAGGAGTACATCCAAAATTTGCTGTAATTCGATATGTTGTGCAATCTTATAATCCTGGTAATACATAATGTCCCTCGTCCCTTCAACATATTGCTCAGGTTTTAGGGTGATAGGAAGTGGTGCCGATTCATTTTGCTTTCTGCGCATGCCATCGATATACCAATCGGCAGTAAATAAACTCAGGTTTACCACCCGCACATCCGGACGTACATTTTCCACTTCCTGCGCATACCAAACAGGGTAGGTGTCGTTATCGCCGTAAGTAAATAAAATGGCATTGGGCGCACATGATTTAAGGTAATTGACTGACATATCCCTGGCTACATGGCTATCAGAACGGTCGTGATCGTCCCAGCCCTGGTTGGCCATAATAATTGGTGCACCGAGCAAAGCAATAACCGAAGCAAAGATACTTGCACGTACAGGTGTTAGTTTTTTGAAAATAAAGTCTTTTAATCCAAATACACCTAACCCTATCCAGATGGCGAAGGCATAAAATGAGCCTACATAAGCATAATCCCTTTCGCGGGGCTCAATCGGTACAGAATTTAAGTAAACAACAATCGCAATTCCGGTAAAAATGAATAATAAACCGATAATGCCGGCATCTTTTTGGTTGCGTTTAAAGTGCCAAACTGCACCAATTAAACCGATGATTAAAGGTAAAAAGAAAAACCTGTTATAGGCTTTATTCTCTACAATAGACGGCGGCAGATTTTTTTGACTGCCAAGCCTGATGGCGTCTACTGGTTTAATGCCACTTAGCCAATTGCCATCTTTTCCGCCAAACTGTCCATCTTCGTTATCCTGCCGGCCTACAAAATTCCACATAAAATAACGCATATACATCTGTCCGGTCTGGAAAGAGAACAGATATTTTAAATTATCGATAAGTGTAGGTTTATGTGCATCATCAAAACCCATATAACTTTTGTAAAACCTCACATGTTCAGGTTTATCACTGTACATCCGTGGCATTAAAGTCTTATCGGCAAAAACATAGGCTGATTTTGTTCCCGCCGGTTCGTATTTTTTGTCGCCTTTACGGATAACTTTGCCCGTTTCTTTAATGTCGATTTTTTCTGAATTGTAATTCTCCCCATAAAGTAAAGGCCTGTCGCCATATTGGTCGCGGCCCAGGTACCTCGAAAGCGAGAATACATTATCCACGTTATAATTGTTCAGGTTAGGTTTGGCCTGTGCTCTGATAACTAATAACGCAAAAGAACTGTATCCAAATAAAAGTAATACAGTGAATAACAGGATCAGGTTTAAAGCCCTTTTGTTTTTAAGGATGGAATAACGGATACCATAAACTAAGCTTCCGATCAATAAAACAGCAAAAAATAATATCCCCGAACCAAAGCCAAGGTTCATGGAATTTACAAAAAAGTAATCGAAGCTTGCTGCAAGCGATACCACGTATTGGATGATACCAAATTGCACCACAGCTAAAGCTGCGATGGAAACAAAAAATATTTTTAGAACACCTTGCCAGCTTGGCGATGGATTCTTTTTAAAATAATAAACAAATATTAATGCAGGAATGGTAAGCAGGTTTAAAATATGCACGCCGATAGAAAGTCCCATAATATAGGCTACAAAAAGTAACCATCTGTCTGCTTTTGGTTCATCAGCCTGCGATTCCCATTTTAAGATACCCCAAAATACGATGGCGCTGCAAAGCGATGACATGGCATAAACCTCAGCCTCTACTGCCGAAAACCAGAAACTATCAGAAAAAGCATAAGCCAGCGCGCCAACCAGGCCGGCACCCATAATGCCAATGATTTGCTGTTTGCTGATTTCTTCCCCTTTTTTAATCACTGTTTTCTTTGCCAAAGCGGTAATGGTCCAGAATAAAAACAAAATCGTTCCTGCGCTTGCAAGGGCCGAAGCAATATTAACAAAATAGGCTACTTTAGTTTTATCGCCAAAAGCCAGGGCAGAGAATAATCTCTGGATCATAGAAACAATGGGTGCTCCAGGCTGATGCACGACCTCCATACGGAAAGCTGAGGAGATGAATTCCCCACAATCCCAGAAACTTACGGATTGATCTAAAGTTAAGATGTACGTGAGTGCGGCAACGCTAAAACAGAGCCAGCCTCCAATGGTGTTGATCCTTGAGTAATTCATAGTTTAATTTTAGTCTTTGATAATAAATGATTTAAGTGGTTAGCGGTAAAAAAAGTCGTAGAAAAAAATAAAATGTTGCACCGGATATGATCATTTTTTTATCTTTGCATCGCAAACAAAGAACAGCAGGAAAGAAATTGAAAATATTTTAAAATCACTCTTGCATATTTAAAATAAGGTTCCTACATTTGCATTCCCTTTCGAGGAGAATATCCTTGAAAAGTTTTTGTCCGATAGTATAAGGGTAGTACAACGGTTTTTGGTACCGTTTGTCTTGGTTCGAATCCAGGTCGGACAACTAAAATTTAATAACGGATCATGTTTTAAATAGACATGATCCGATTTTTTTTAACCGTAACTACACGAACCCATGCCATTGCAGTTTAACCCGGTAAAGCTTTTTTCCGGAACAGGTTCTAAGGGATTATCACTTAAGATTGCCGAGCACTACGGCAAGCCACTTGGTAGCGTCACCATTCACAAATTCAGTGATGGAGAGTTTCAGCCTTCCTTTGATGAGTCAATCCGTGGTAGTGATGTTTTTCTAATCCAGTCAACTTATCAGCCCAGCGATAATTTAATGGAGCTTTTGCTAATGGTTGATGCAGCTAAAAGAGCATCAGCACATTATATTACAGCAGTGGTTCCTTATTATGGTTTAGCCCGTCAGGATAGAAAAGACAAACCGCGTGTAGCAATCGGTGCCAAATTGGTGGCTAACTTATTGAAATCAGCAGGTATTCACCGTATTATGACGATGGATTTACATGCTGCACAGATACAGGGTTTCTTTGATATTCCGGTTGATCACTTAGACGGATCGGTAATCTTTGTGCCTTATATCAAAAGCTTAGGCTTAAAAAACTTAACCATTGCATCGCCAGATATGGGCGGTTCTTACAGGGCGCGTACTTTTGCCAAGTTTTTTAACGCTGAGGTAATTATTTGTGATAAACGCCGTAAGCGTGCCAACGAAATCGAATCAATGTCGATTATTGGTGATGTAACCGGACAGGATGTTGTATTGATCGATGATATCTGCGATACTGCCGGTACCTTATCAAAAGCTGCGGCTTTGATTATGGAAAACGGTGCAGCAAGTGTAAGAGCGGTTTGTACACATGCTGTTTTATCAGGAAAAGCAATCGAAACCGTAGAAAATTCGGTATTGACAGAGCTGATTGTTACGGATACGATTCCACTAAGACAGGAGAGTCCGAAAATAAGAGTGCTAAGTACAGCCAGTTTATTTGCAAGGGCAATTGCCAATGTAAACGAACACGGGTCAATTAGTGATCTGTTTAGAGTGTAGTGCAAAGCGTTTAACGATAAGCGGTTAAAACGCCAAACGTCAAACAACAAGAAGAGCATAATTAAGGTTGAAGGTGAAAAGTTAAAGGCGTAAGGCTTTTACTTGATACTCGATACTTACTACTAATAAATAAATATAAATAAAAAATGAAAACAATCGCAATTAGCGGTTCTCCAAGAGAGAACGTAGGGAAACGCGATGCCAAGGAACTTCGTTACGAAGGTAAAGTTCCGGCGGTATTGTATGGTGGAAAAGAGCAACAACACTTAGCTGTAGTTATTGCTGATTTAAGAGATGTTATTTATACCCCGGAAGTTAACTTTGTGGAAATTGATGTAAACGGTACTAAAACTAAAGCTATTGTTAAAGATACTCAATATCACCCACTTACCGACGTATTAATGCACATCGATTTTCTTCAGTTATTCGACGAGAAAGAAATCGTTATGGAGATCCCGGTTAAATTAACAGGAACTTCTCCAGGTGTTAAAATGGGGGGTAAATTAATTCAGAAATTACGTAAACTACGTGTTAAAGCATTACCAGCTGATATGCCACAAAACGTAGAGGTAAGCTTAGAGAAATTAGAAGTTGGTAGCTTATTCCGTGTTCGTGACCTTAAAGGTGATAAATACGTAATCACTAACACTCCTGAAGATACTATCGTTTCTGTTGCAATGTCTAGAGCATTAAAACAAGCAGAAACTGAAGCGGCTAAAGGTAAAAAATAATCAGGATTCTTAGGATTTTCCTGATTTTAAGATGAAGCGTTCCGATTTAAGTCGGAACGCTTTTTTGTTTTTAAAGAGGTCAATTTGCCAACGCTAACCGCTAAGTCCTTGATAGTATCTGGACTTGGGACTCAAGAATTCGGATTTCCGACTCCCAACTTTTTCACCTTCAACCCTCCAGCCTTCCCGCCCTCAACCTTTTTATTTATCTTTGCCCCATGAAATATCTTATAGTTGGCTTAGGAAATATCGGACCGGATTATGCGCACACCAGGCATAATATTGGCTTTGATATTGCCGATGAACTGGTTAAAGGTTTAGGTGGTAGCTTTGATAATATCCGTTTGGCCTATTATGCTGAAGTGGGCTTTAAAGGCAAAAAACTGCATGTAATTAAGCCTACTACTTTTATGAACCTGAGCGGTAAGGCCGTAAACTATTGGATGAAGGAACTGAAAATAGCACCAGAAAATGTACTCGTTATTGTTGATGACCTTGCATTGCCCCTGGGAAAGCTAAGATTAAAACTGCAAGGCTCTAGTGCCGGCCACAATGGTTTAAAAAGTATTGAAGAGGTTTGCGGTGGTCAAAACTATGCACGCCTTCGCTTTGGCATTGGTAATGATTATCCGAAAGGCAGACAAGTAGATTTCGTTTTGGGTTTGTTTGATAAAAATGAACAATTGGAGCTTCCTGCATTGATTGATAAAAGTGTAGAGTTGATTAAAAGTTTTGTTACGGTTGGGCCCGCTCATACCATGACGGCTTTTAATAAGTAGGTGGGTTAATTGGTTAACTTCATGCTGTCATCCTGAGCGCAGCGAAGGATCTTTTATAAGCCAAGAATATATAACCATATAAGTAACTATAAGAACATTTAAGCTTATGTGCCCTTAAATGCCTTATATGGTAAATAGAATAGGTAGTTAGATTTTTTGCTCCATACAACCCAAAACAGCAGCACTGCCCTTGCCACCTAAACCTGATCGCAGTGGTTCCGATTTTTCATCGGAAGGAACGGAGAGCGGGGCTGCACTAACCTAAACGCATCTGCACCTGATTTCCAAAAAAAAAGATAACATTATTGGCGCGTTAGCCTCGGAGTGTCGTCATTTCGAGCGGAGTGCAACGCAGTCGAGAAATCTATTTTCCAATTTAATCTGGCTCATAGATCTCTCCGTTCCGCGATGCTCCAGTCGAGATGACAATCTTTCTATAAGAATCTGTTATTGATAACTTAGTCAAAAGGCCAGCGCTTGCAATTACGAAAAGCTACTAAACAAAAAAAGACCATCTTTCGATGATCTTTCCTGTAAATATGTTTCAGTTAGTGTTTATTTAACTTGTTCTTGAGCCCTTGCAATATAAGCATCAATTAATTGTGCTTCTGCGCTCTCCGGATATTGAGTTTTAACTTTAGTGTAAGCATCAACTGCACCTTTAAAATCTTTCAGGTTTTCGTTAACCAATCCTAATTTCTTTAAAAACATTGGCGAAGTAAATTTACTTGCTTTATCTGCTGCTTTTTTATAATATGTAGAAGCTTGTTTGTAGTCTTTCAACTCGCTATAGGCATCACCTAATAAACCTAAAGCCAATGGGTCTGCAACCGGGCTGCCGGTAGCGCTATATTTGTTCAATGACTCTATAGCTTGTTTATATTCGCCTTTACGTAAGTAAATGCCGCCCAAATAAAGGTTGGCTAAGTTTGCCGATTTTGTGTTATCGTACTCTTTAGCAATCTGCTCCAAGCCTGGGTAACCACCTTCACCTTTAACAGCTCTGTTCGACAATGAATCTACTCCGACAGATTGCTCTGCTTTGTACATTTTGCTGGCGGCTTCTTCAGCACGACCTTTTAAATACACGCCTTGATACCAAAGATATATTAAAACTAATAAAACTACAGCACCTGCAATAAACAGTAAGCTTTTATTATTCTCTTGTAAAAATGAACCTTTTTTAGTTGGTTGAATTGTCTGGTTATCTGTTGTAGACATGTTTGTTTAAAAAATTTAAGATTGCAAAAATACATTTTTCAATCAAAGTATCAATCTTTATTTTGAAGTATTTGATTAAACATTAGTTATTTAGGCCTGCAGATCGTAAAATCATCACGATCATTAGCGCAACAAGCTAATTAGTGTATTAAACCAGGTTTGGTTATCGCTAAAAATACCTGTGTGGTTAATGACCAGGTATACCGTTTGACTTTCCGATCGGCTCAGGGTCGATCTAATTCTAATGGGCTGCCAGAATGCACCGAAGTTTTTTGCGGATGAAGCTGGGAATAAATCATCGAAGCCCATATAAACCTCTTCTATATGTGATAATGGAAGTTCCAATTGTTCATCTCCGGTAATAAAAAGACCGTTGGAAGCCAACAAGATATCGCCCTCGTGATTGTGAACTGGTTTTAAAAACGAAAATAAACCTGCGATTTTTTTAATCCAGTTCGAATTTTTATCATTGGTCAGTTCGTGATCATAAGACCATAGAACATTCCCTTCTAACATTTTTTGTGCAACCATTTATTTTTCCTTGCGATGAAAGTACAGTTTTTTTAAATGTTATTAACGTTTATTTTAAACAATGAATGTTAAGAGGCTAAAAAAGGGTAAATTTGTGACATATTTATGTGGTTAAAAAATATTACCCTTCTAAATTTTAAGAACTATACCGATGCAGATCTCCATTTCTCGGAAACGGTAAATGTTTTTACCGGTAATAATGGCTCTGGCAAAACGAACATGCTTGATGCGATTCACTACCTGTGTCTATGTAAAAGTTACTTTAATCCCATTGATAGCCAGCAGATCAAAACCAATGAAGAGGTTTTTATGATCCAGGGCGATTTTGACCGCAACGAAAAAAACGAAAAAATTTCCTGCGGCGTAAAACGCAATCAGAAAAAGCAATTCAAGCGCAATAAAAAGGAATACGATAAACTGGCCGATCACATCGGACTTTTCCCGGTAGTGATGGTTTCTCCCTATGATGTAAACCTGATTATGGAAGGCAGTGAAGAGCGAAGAAAGTTTATCGATAATGTGATTTCGCAAACCGATGCGCATTACCTCGATCAGCTGATTACCTATAACCGTATTTTGCTAAACCGGAATGCTTTGCTAAAGCAGATCGCCATAACCCGAAAATACGATCCAACATTGCTTGAAATTTTGGATGAACAATTGGTTATTGCCGGCAATAAGATATTCTCCATCCGAAAAGCTTTTATGGATCAGTTTATTCCATTGTTTAACCAATATTATACCTACCTTACCGAAAATAAGGAAATCGTTGAG
Proteins encoded in this region:
- a CDS encoding 50S ribosomal protein L25/general stress protein Ctc: MKTIAISGSPRENVGKRDAKELRYEGKVPAVLYGGKEQQHLAVVIADLRDVIYTPEVNFVEIDVNGTKTKAIVKDTQYHPLTDVLMHIDFLQLFDEKEIVMEIPVKLTGTSPGVKMGGKLIQKLRKLRVKALPADMPQNVEVSLEKLEVGSLFRVRDLKGDKYVITNTPEDTIVSVAMSRALKQAETEAAKGKK
- a CDS encoding tetratricopeptide repeat protein, with amino-acid sequence MSTTDNQTIQPTKKGSFLQENNKSLLFIAGAVVLLVLIYLWYQGVYLKGRAEEAASKMYKAEQSVGVDSLSNRAVKGEGGYPGLEQIAKEYDNTKSANLANLYLGGIYLRKGEYKQAIESLNKYSATGSPVADPLALGLLGDAYSELKDYKQASTYYKKAADKASKFTSPMFLKKLGLVNENLKDFKGAVDAYTKVKTQYPESAEAQLIDAYIARAQEQVK
- the pth gene encoding aminoacyl-tRNA hydrolase, with translation MKYLIVGLGNIGPDYAHTRHNIGFDIADELVKGLGGSFDNIRLAYYAEVGFKGKKLHVIKPTTFMNLSGKAVNYWMKELKIAPENVLVIVDDLALPLGKLRLKLQGSSAGHNGLKSIEEVCGGQNYARLRFGIGNDYPKGRQVDFVLGLFDKNEQLELPALIDKSVELIKSFVTVGPAHTMTAFNK
- a CDS encoding ribose-phosphate pyrophosphokinase codes for the protein MPLQFNPVKLFSGTGSKGLSLKIAEHYGKPLGSVTIHKFSDGEFQPSFDESIRGSDVFLIQSTYQPSDNLMELLLMVDAAKRASAHYITAVVPYYGLARQDRKDKPRVAIGAKLVANLLKSAGIHRIMTMDLHAAQIQGFFDIPVDHLDGSVIFVPYIKSLGLKNLTIASPDMGGSYRARTFAKFFNAEVIICDKRRKRANEIESMSIIGDVTGQDVVLIDDICDTAGTLSKAAALIMENGAASVRAVCTHAVLSGKAIETVENSVLTELIVTDTIPLRQESPKIRVLSTASLFARAIANVNEHGSISDLFRV
- a CDS encoding DNA replication/repair protein RecF: MWLKNITLLNFKNYTDADLHFSETVNVFTGNNGSGKTNMLDAIHYLCLCKSYFNPIDSQQIKTNEEVFMIQGDFDRNEKNEKISCGVKRNQKKQFKRNKKEYDKLADHIGLFPVVMVSPYDVNLIMEGSEERRKFIDNVISQTDAHYLDQLITYNRILLNRNALLKQIAITRKYDPTLLEILDEQLVIAGNKIFSIRKAFMDQFIPLFNQYYTYLTENKEIVELNYQSQLNDATFEELLKKSVEKDRVLERTTTGIHKDELAFIISGMPLKKFGSQGQQKSFLIALKLAQYAYLAKNKGFKPLLLLDDIFDKLDDNRVQKLMQMVSHHDFGQIFITDTGRERVKSIFEKIEVDVTLFEVDNGAIQNA